From Lusitaniella coriacea LEGE 07157, one genomic window encodes:
- a CDS encoding GNAT family N-acetyltransferase translates to MAYSVRSLKPSDEPFLWEALYQALYVSPGVPPLPREIVQQPELAKYVRDWERDRDCGFVAILKDSDIPIGAVWLRLFNRDNPGYGYIDDLTPELAIAILPEYRGQGIGTMLLAHLFEQVRFQYSAISLSVSAENPALRLYRRLGFEVVKRENHTLTMKKALQEQ, encoded by the coding sequence ATGGCTTATTCTGTTCGCTCTTTGAAACCATCCGACGAACCATTTTTGTGGGAGGCTTTATACCAGGCGCTGTATGTTTCTCCCGGCGTTCCACCGTTACCGAGAGAGATTGTCCAGCAACCGGAACTCGCAAAATACGTTCGGGACTGGGAACGCGATCGCGATTGCGGTTTTGTTGCGATACTCAAGGATAGCGATATCCCCATTGGCGCGGTGTGGCTTCGTTTATTCAATCGGGATAATCCGGGATATGGCTATATTGACGATTTAACCCCAGAACTCGCGATCGCGATTTTACCGGAATATCGGGGTCAGGGAATAGGTACGATGTTGCTCGCCCATCTGTTCGAGCAGGTACGCTTCCAATACTCGGCGATTTCTTTAAGCGTCTCTGCTGAAAATCCCGCATTGCGACTCTATCGCCGTTTGGGGTTTGAGGTTGTCAAACGAGAGAATCACACCCTAACGATGAAAAAAGCGCTCCAAGAGCAATAA